A window of Synechococcus sp. WH 8109 genomic DNA:
AGCAAAGCGACTGCTTCAGTCGTCGCCCTGCAGTTTCAGCAGCAGAGCACCACCAGCGAGGCCGACGGGAATCAAGACCCAGAAGATCGCAGCAGTTCCAAAAATCTCAGCAGCCATGGTCTGGGCAAAGCGATCACCCGCCCATTTAAATCCCTTCCCCCCGCAGGCTGGCGCAGATCTGTAACAGCTGCGGTAATTCCGCATCAGTTCGCACCTGGCCCGGCATGACGCCACTGGCACTGGCGCGACAACCCGCCGCCTGGAGCGCCTGCACCAATGGCCCCAGAGCTGGTGGTCCGCCGATGCCCAGCCGTCGGGCCAGCTCATCGGTGGGCCAGACCGTGGGGCAATCGCCGGGATCCGCCTGCAGGCGCTGCATTAATCGAATGGTGGCGGGGCTGATCTGCTGACGCCCCAGCTGTTGAGCCTCAGCAATCAGCTGCTGCAGTAGCGGCGGATCCTGCAAGGGACCAATCCACAGCGGGCCGCTGATGCTCCAGCGCCCCAGACCAGCCGCGCAATCACATGCGGGCCAGCCGCTGAGCTTGAGCAGGGACTGCACCCGTTGAGCACCACAGCGCTCGCAACGGGCCACCAGCCCCAGCTTCTGTTCATCGCCCGCGGGGATCTGGCGCCGCATGCACAGCGCGAGGCGAAAGGTGCGGCCTTCACTGAAGCTGAACAGCGGCTGCAGTCCGCGGCCCAGCATCCAGGCCTGCCGCGCCACCAGCCCGATCTGCTGCCGCAGGGCCATTTCCCAGCTGGAAGGATGGGCGCGAGCGGCAGCCCCGAGGCTGCGAATGGCGCCCGGCCGGTCATGGCCGGTGGGGGAGCGACCATCCGTAGAGGCCAGAAACAACAGGCCGTCGAAGCGAAGGGCCTGAAGGGCCGGCTGAATCAGAGGCCCAGGAGCACCAAAGGCATCAAGGTCTATGAAATCGAACCAGTGGCGCTCAACAATCGAGCGATGCAGCAGCAGGTCTGCAGCCTCAGCCGTGAGCCGGGTTGAACACCCCACCCCATGCACATTGGCCTGGATCAGCGGCAGCCGGTCAGGATCCCCATCGTTTATCCAGAGCTCCGTTTCAACGGCCGGGTTGGCCAGCGCCTCCAACCCCCAACGCAGGGCCCTGATCCCGCAACCGGCCATCACATCCAGCCAGCGCAAGGACCGCGTGGCATGGAGGCTCTGATGACGGGCCAGCAACACCGAAAGGTCCCGGGCCGGACGCGACTCAGGCCTGAAAAAGCCCGGGCCAAGGCTGAGCTCAGCCAAACCTTCGCGATAGTGATGATCGGTTGAGGTCAGAAGGGTGCCGCCTGCTGCTGTCCAGACTGCCGAGTGGGGGGTCCAGAGCACCTGGCAGTGGAGGGGCTGGCCCTGCCACTGGCGGGTCAGCGGTCCTGAAGCAGGCCCTGCCCTGGTGCTGTTACACGGTTTCGGCGCCGCCAGCGGACACTGGCGCCACTGCGCGCCGCGCCTGGCTGAACAGGGCTGGCGGGTCTACAGCCTGGATCTGCTGGGTTTCGGCCAATCCGCCCAGCCGGCGCGGCCGATGGACAACCGGCTCTGGGCCCTGCAGGTGTGCGCATTCCTCGATCAGGTGGTGCAAGGGCCAGCGGTGGTGATCGGTAATTCCCTGGGGGGCCTGACCGCACTCACCGCGGCGGTGCTGGCGCCGAACCGGGTGAGGGCGGTGGTCGCCGCGCCACTGCCGGACCCTGCCCTGATTCAACCGTTGCCGAAACGGCGGGCGCCCTGGCGGCGGCGTTGGCAGCGGCGCCTGCTCGCCCTGGTTCTGCACGTGCTTCCGCTTGAGCTCGTGGTGCCCTTGATCGCGCGCACAGGCTTGCTCAAAGCCGGGCTTCAGGGGGCCTACTGGCAGTCGATCCAATCCGACCCGGAGCTGCTGCAGCTGATCGCCCGTCCTGCCCGGCGCCCCACTGCAGCTCAGGCCCTGCGGGGCATGAGCCTGGGCATGGCCAACCGTCCCCGAGGCGCCACCGCCCCAGCCCTGCTCGCACAACTGCGGGTGCCCATGCTGCTGATCTGGGGCCGCCAGGATCGATTTGTGCCTCTCGCCATCGGGGCATCCGTGGCCGCCAACCACTCAGAACTCGAGCTGAAGGTGCTGGATCGCTGCGGCCACTGCCCCCATGACGAAGCGCCTGATCGCTTCCTGGCTGTGTTGTTGCCCTGGCTGGACCGTAACTTGGGGTGACCAGACCGGCAGGGGACGACCAGCGGCGATGAAACACACCCTTTCGGTGGTGGTTGAAGACGAATCCGGCGCACTCAGCCGGATCGCAGGACTCTTCGCCCGACGCGGCTTCAACATCGACAGCCTGGCTGTCGGCCCAGCAGAGGCCGAAGGTCAATCGCGCCTGACCATGGTGGTGGAGGGCGATGAGCAGACGCTCCAGCAGATGACCAAACAGCTGGACAAGCTGGTGAATGTGCTTCAGGTCCTCGACCTGACCCAACGCCCGGCCGTGGAACGGGAGCTGATGCTGCTCAAAGTTTCAGCTCCGGCAGCATCCCGGGGCGCCGTGATCGAACTCGTTCAGGTGTTCAGAGCCAAGGTTGTGGACGTGGCAGATGAAGCCCTCACCTTGGAAGTGGTGGGGGATCCAGGAAAGCTGGTGGCCCTTGAACGATTGATGGCCCCCTTCGGCATTCTCGAAATCGCCCGCACCGGCAAGGTCGCCCTCGAGCGGGCCTCAGGAGTAAATACGGAAATGCTCAAGGTGTCCCCCAGCCATAGCCGGGTGCCAGCCTGAGTTCACTCTTTTAACGCAGCCTTGGTGATGCGATCTCCTTGCTGGATCGCATCCACCACCTCCATGCCATCCACAACACGGCCGAAGACGGCGTAACGACCGTCGAGTTCCGACAAGGGACGCAAGGCTACGTAGAACTGGGCACTGGCTGAGTCAGGAGCCTGGGAGCGGGCCATGGCAATCGCACCACGCTCATGGGTCAACTCCAGGCCATCAAGTTCCGCCGGATTGGTGCTGACCCTGCTGTAGCGGGGCTGCGGCTCGGATCGGAACTTGATCTCAAGCGGAATCATCCGCGCCTGGCCGTTGTCGGGATCTACAAAACTGCCAGTACCGAGCTGCCCTAGGGGAACCGATCGATCACTGGATTGCGGATCACCCCCCTGCACCACAAAGGGAACAGGCTCGCGAACAACGCGGTGAAACATGGTTCCGTCGTAGGTGCCACGCCGCACCAGATCAAGGAAATTGCCGGAGGTGAGGGGAGCGGCATCGCCGTTCACCTCAATCGTGAACTCGCCCTGGCTCGTCTGCATAGTGACGGTGGCCAAGCCCTGCAGGCAGGCCGCCTGAGCATCGGCACAACCAGTCACCACCGATGCGCGCGGGGAAGGACTGCAGCTCACCAACAACGGGATGAGCAGCAGCAGCGCCCAGGAACGAAGACGACGCATCGGATCAAAGGCCCTCAAGGTTGACGCCCAGGAAGCGGGCCAATTCAGCACCGTCCTTCTCCAACTGCGCCAGAGGAAGCGGTTCTCCAACGCGGGTGAGCGGCATGTCACGGCGTCCCTGGATTCTCAGGGCGACTCGGCGGCGCGCATTAAAGCCATCGCGCACCTCCACCTTCACCGCCTTGACGTCTTTGAGCGGAATTTCCACCAGAACGGGTTTGCGGAAACCACGGCGGCTGATGGTCACCACGCCGGCATCTTTATCGAAGCGATTGCTGCCGCCACCAACATTCACTGCGATCACATACCAGAGGTACGTGGCCAGCAACGCCGCAGCGAGGCTGTACAAGCCCATCACCAGTCCCTGGGGCACGAAAACCAGAGCTGCAGGGTGCCCAATGGGAACCAGGTCGCGACCGAGGTAGCTCGAGAGCGAAGCCAGAAGGAAGCCCACGCCCCCAATCGTGACGGCCGAGGCCACCAGAAAATTCGAGAGACGACGGGAGCCGAGCACAGGTTGCTCGAGCACTGCTGCGGACATGACCCAGCCAGAACGAAGCGCCATTGTGACCGCAGAAAGGCCCCGACGACGAAATAGGAAAAAATCCCTAAGAAACAGAGCGATACAGGGGGTTTCAGCTCACACAAATCAGCCCCGCAGGTCGCTTGAAGATTGTTAATGTCGCGGCGTATCCCACAGCCTGCGGCTTTCCGCACCGTTCACCTCTCATGACGATCGCTGTAGGACGCGCGCCACAGCGGGGATGGTTTGACGTCCTCGATGACTGGCTCAAGCGCGACCGCTTCGTTTTTGTCGGCTGGTCCGGCATCCTTCTCCTCCCAACGGCCTACCTGGCCATCGGTGGCTGGCTGACAGGCACCACCTTTGTCACCTCTTGGTACACCCACGGCATTGCCTCTTCGTACCTGGAAGGTTGCAATTTCCTGACCGCTGCTGTGTCCACCCCCGCTGATGCGATGGGTCACAGCTTGCTGCTGCTCTGGGGCCCTGAAGCCCAAGGTGACTTCGTTCGCTGGTGCCAGCTCGGCGGCCTCTGGGCCTTCGTGGCCCTGCACGGCGCCTTCGCACTGATCGGCTTCATGCTCCGTCAGTTCGAGATCGCTCGTCTGGTGGGCATCCGCCCTTACAACGCCATCGCCTTCTCCGGTCCGATCGCGGTGTTCGTCAGTGTCTTCCTGATGTATCCCCTCGGCCAGAGCAGCTGGTTCTTCGCGCCCTCCTTCGGTGTGGCTGCGATCTTCCGCTTCCTTCTCTTCCTCCAGGGCTTCCACAACTGGACCCTGAACCCCTTCCACATGATGGGCGTCGCCGGCATCCTCGGCGGTGCACTGCTCTGCGCCATTCACGGCGCCACCGTGGAAAACACACTGTTTGAGGACGGTGAGCAGGCCAACACCTTCAAGGCGTTCGAGCCCACTCAGGAAGAAGAGACCTATTCGATGGTCACCGCCAACCGCTTCTGGAGTCAGATCTTCGGTATCGCCTTCTCCAACAAGCGCTGGCTGCACTTCTTCATGCTGTTCGTGCCTGTGATGGGCCTGTGGACAAGTTCCATCGGCATCATCGGCCTGGCCCTCAACCTGCGCGCCTATGACTTCGTGTCACAGGAAATCCGCGCTGCAGAAGATCCCGAATTCGAGACCTTCTACACCAAGAACATCCTTCTGAATGAAGGTCTGCGTGCCTGGATGGCACCGGCTGACCAGCCGCACGAAAACTTCGTCTTCCCTGAAGAGGTTCTGCCCCGTGGTAACGCTCTCTAATCCCGGTCTTGGCGCCACTGGCGGCAAAGACCTTCCCTCCACCGGGTATGCCTGGTGGTCCGGCAACGCCCGCCTCATCAACCTGTCCGGCCGTCTGCTTGGTGCCCACGTGGCCCACGCTGGTCTGATGGTGTTCTGGGCCGGCGCGATGATGCTGTTCGAGGTGAGCCACTTCACCTTCGATAAGCCAATGCATGAGCAGGGCTTCATCTGCATGCCCCACGTCGCCACCCTTGGCTACGGCGTGGGCCCCGGCGGTGAGGTCACTGATCTCTTCCCCTTCTTCGTGGTCGGTGTTCTGCACTTGATCAGCTCCGCCGTGCTTGGCCTCGGCGGCCTTTATCACGCCCTGCGTGGTCCGGAGATTCTGGAGAACTATTCCTCCTTCTTCTCCCAGGACTGGCGTGACAAGAACCAGATGACCAACATCATTGGTTATCACCTGATTCTTCTGGGCGTCGGCTGCCTGCTTCTGGTCTTCAAGGCCATGTTCTTCGGCGGCGTCTATGACACCTGGGCACCCGGCGGCGGCGACGTCCGCATGA
This region includes:
- the psbD gene encoding photosystem II D2 protein (photosystem q(a) protein); translated protein: MTIAVGRAPQRGWFDVLDDWLKRDRFVFVGWSGILLLPTAYLAIGGWLTGTTFVTSWYTHGIASSYLEGCNFLTAAVSTPADAMGHSLLLLWGPEAQGDFVRWCQLGGLWAFVALHGAFALIGFMLRQFEIARLVGIRPYNAIAFSGPIAVFVSVFLMYPLGQSSWFFAPSFGVAAIFRFLLFLQGFHNWTLNPFHMMGVAGILGGALLCAIHGATVENTLFEDGEQANTFKAFEPTQEEETYSMVTANRFWSQIFGIAFSNKRWLHFFMLFVPVMGLWTSSIGIIGLALNLRAYDFVSQEIRAAEDPEFETFYTKNILLNEGLRAWMAPADQPHENFVFPEEVLPRGNAL
- a CDS encoding photosystem I assembly protein Ycf4, giving the protein MSAAVLEQPVLGSRRLSNFLVASAVTIGGVGFLLASLSSYLGRDLVPIGHPAALVFVPQGLVMGLYSLAAALLATYLWYVIAVNVGGGSNRFDKDAGVVTISRRGFRKPVLVEIPLKDVKAVKVEVRDGFNARRRVALRIQGRRDMPLTRVGEPLPLAQLEKDGAELARFLGVNLEGL
- a CDS encoding peptidylprolyl isomerase, with translation MRRLRSWALLLLIPLLVSCSPSPRASVVTGCADAQAACLQGLATVTMQTSQGEFTIEVNGDAAPLTSGNFLDLVRRGTYDGTMFHRVVREPVPFVVQGGDPQSSDRSVPLGQLGTGSFVDPDNGQARMIPLEIKFRSEPQPRYSRVSTNPAELDGLELTHERGAIAMARSQAPDSASAQFYVALRPLSELDGRYAVFGRVVDGMEVVDAIQQGDRITKAALKE
- a CDS encoding alpha/beta fold hydrolase, which gives rise to MPPAAVQTAEWGVQSTWQWRGWPCHWRVSGPEAGPALVLLHGFGAASGHWRHCAPRLAEQGWRVYSLDLLGFGQSAQPARPMDNRLWALQVCAFLDQVVQGPAVVIGNSLGGLTALTAAVLAPNRVRAVVAAPLPDPALIQPLPKRRAPWRRRWQRRLLALVLHVLPLELVVPLIARTGLLKAGLQGAYWQSIQSDPELLQLIARPARRPTAAQALRGMSLGMANRPRGATAPALLAQLRVPMLLIWGRQDRFVPLAIGASVAANHSELELKVLDRCGHCPHDEAPDRFLAVLLPWLDRNLG
- a CDS encoding N2,N2-dimethylguanosine tRNA methyltransferase, producing MAELSLGPGFFRPESRPARDLSVLLARHQSLHATRSLRWLDVMAGCGIRALRWGLEALANPAVETELWINDGDPDRLPLIQANVHGVGCSTRLTAEAADLLLHRSIVERHWFDFIDLDAFGAPGPLIQPALQALRFDGLLFLASTDGRSPTGHDRPGAIRSLGAAARAHPSSWEMALRQQIGLVARQAWMLGRGLQPLFSFSEGRTFRLALCMRRQIPAGDEQKLGLVARCERCGAQRVQSLLKLSGWPACDCAAGLGRWSISGPLWIGPLQDPPLLQQLIAEAQQLGRQQISPATIRLMQRLQADPGDCPTVWPTDELARRLGIGGPPALGPLVQALQAAGCRASASGVMPGQVRTDAELPQLLQICASLRGEGI
- the ilvN gene encoding acetolactate synthase small subunit — its product is MKHTLSVVVEDESGALSRIAGLFARRGFNIDSLAVGPAEAEGQSRLTMVVEGDEQTLQQMTKQLDKLVNVLQVLDLTQRPAVERELMLLKVSAPAASRGAVIELVQVFRAKVVDVADEALTLEVVGDPGKLVALERLMAPFGILEIARTGKVALERASGVNTEMLKVSPSHSRVPA
- the petM gene encoding cytochrome b6-f complex subunit PetM, translated to MAAEIFGTAAIFWVLIPVGLAGGALLLKLQGDD